From the Lolium rigidum isolate FL_2022 chromosome 2, APGP_CSIRO_Lrig_0.1, whole genome shotgun sequence genome, one window contains:
- the LOC124691793 gene encoding uncharacterized protein LOC124691793: MAMRALYNEIRAMKVREVPAYLKPRLTWENVKKSTDKAVDGYIEKYIETNSPEPLFHICFGGMAFFYLVNLPVERRHLEHLEKHGGGH; the protein is encoded by the coding sequence ATGGCGATGCGTGCCCTGTACAACGAGATCCGCGCGATGAAGGTGCGCGAGGTTCCGGCGTACCTCAAGCCGCGCCTCACCTGGGAGAACGTGAAGAAGAGCACCGACAAGGCCGTCGACGGCTACATCGAGAAGTACATCGAGACCAACTCCCCGGAGCCGCTCTTCCACATCTGCTTCGGCGGCATGGCCTTCTTCTACCTCGTCAACCTGCCCGTCGAGCGCCGCCACCTCGAGCACCTCGagaagcacggcggcggccactaG